From a region of the Mauremys mutica isolate MM-2020 ecotype Southern chromosome 12, ASM2049712v1, whole genome shotgun sequence genome:
- the LOC123345402 gene encoding cytochrome b-245 chaperone 1 gives MYMLLENRTSSILHLKRSPGIRSWSLFVGISSIGLAAAYYSEDSLGWKLFYIAGCLFVAAQNLEEWEEAVFDKDKGKVFLKTFNLYKKILTLSRAGQEQVAASLNEIRDVNVEEEKVRYFGKGYLVVLRFVTGFSHPLTQSAVLGCRSDVEAVAKLITGFLELNKVENHQDLSQSSETEASDADESKDEY, from the exons ATGTACATGTTGCTTGAAAACCGCACAAGTTCCATTCTTCATTTGAAGAGATCACCTGGCATCAGATCTTGGTCTCTCTTTGTTG GAATATCTTCCATAGGTCTGGCTGCTGCTTACTATAGTGAAG ACAGCTTGGGATGGAAACTCTTTTATATAGCTGGATGTCTCTTTGTGGCTGCACAGAATCTGGAGGAGTGGGAG GAAGCTGTATTTGACAAGGACAAGGGAAAAGTCTTCCTTAAAACATTCAACCTTTACAAAAAAATACTGACCCTCTCAAGAGCAGGCCAGGAACAAG TGGCGGCTTCACTGAATGAGATTCGAGATGTGAACGTGGAAGAGGAGAAAGTGCGTTACTTTGGGAAGGGTTACCTGGTGGTGCTACGATTTGTCACTGGATTTTCCCACCCTCTGACCCAGAGCGCAGTGCTGGGCTGTAGAAG TGATGTGGAAGCAGTTGCCAAGCTCATTACCGGGTTTCTGGAACTGAACAAAGTAGAGAACCATCAAGATCTGTCGCAGAGCAGTGAAACGGAGGCCAGTGATGCAGACGAATCCAAGGACGAGTATTAA